taggcgctgacatggaatcttgcactggtagtggtattggatctggcatgggagctgtcatgggtcctggcatatcatctggaatggctgctggtctgggtactggcacgggatctggcaaggatgatgtcacagaagttggcataggtgccggcgtgtaatatgtctcgtcatctagtacgggacgtggcccaaaaaatatatatcttaaacaagaccaccaggcattccttcttcggtgcctaaattctgctggcatggaagctggcatgggtaatggcataggacctggcataggcgctgaaatggaatcttgcactggtagtggtattggatctggcatgggagctgtcatgggtcctggcatatcatctggaattggtgctggtctgggtactgtcATGGGATCTgacaaggatgctgtcacagaagttggcataggtgccggcgtgtaatatgtctcgtcatctagtacgggacgtggcccaaaaaatatatatcttaaacaagaccaccaggcattccttattcggtgcctaccttctgctggcatggaagctggcatgggtaatggcataggacctggcataggcgctgacatggaatcttgcactggtagtggtattggatctggcatgggagctgtcatgggtcctggcacatcatctggaattggtgctggtctgggtactgtcatgggatctggcaaggatgctgtcacagaagttggcattggtgccggcgtgtaatatgtctcgtcatctagtacgggacgtggcccaaaaaatatatatcttaaacaagaccaccaggcattccttcttcggtgcctaccttctgctggcatggaagctggcatgggtaatggcataggacctggcataggcgctgacatggaatcttgcactggtagtggtattggatctggcatgggagctgtcatgggtcctggcacatcatctggaattggtgctggtctgggtactgtcatgggatctggcaaggatgctgtcacagaagttggcattggtgccggcgtgtaatatgtctcgtcatctagtacgggacgtggcccaaaaaatatatatcttaaacaagaccaccaggcattccttcttcggtgcctaccttctgctggcatggaagctggcatgggtaatgacataggacctggcataggcgctgacatggaatcttgctctggtagtggtattggatctggcatgggagctgtcatgggtcctggcatatcatctggaattggtgctggtctgggtactggcatgggatctggcaaggatgatgtcacagaagttggcataggtgccggcgtgtaatatgtctcgtcatctaaTACGGGACGTgggccaaaaaatatatatcttaaacaagaccaccaggcattccttattcggtgcctaccttctgctggaatggaagctggcatggataatggcataggacctggcataggcgctgacatggaatcttgcactggtagtggtattggatctggcatgggagctgtcatgggtcctggcatatcatctggaattggtgctggtctgagtactggcatgggatctggcaaggatgctgtcacagaagttggcataggtgccggcgtgtaatacgtctcgtcatctagtacgggacgtggcccaaaaaatatatatcttaaacaagaccaccaggcattccttcttcggtgcctaccttctgctggcatggaagctggcatgggtaatggcataggacctggcataggcgccgacatggaatcttgcactggtagtggtattggatctggcatgggagctgtcatgggtcctggcatatcatctggaattggttctggtctgggtactgtcatgggatctggcaaggatgctgtcacagaagttggcataggtgccggcgtgtaatatgtctcgtcatctagtacgggacgtggcccaaaaaatatatatcttaaacaagaccaccaggcattccttcttcgttgcctatcttctgctggcatggaagctggcatgggtaatggcataggacctggcataggcactgatatggaatcttgcactggtagtggtattggatctggcatgggagctgtcatggatcctggcatatcatctggaattggtgctggtctgggtactggcaagggatctggcaaggatgctgtcacagaagttggcattggtgccggcgtgtaatatgtctcgtcatctagtacgggacgtggcccaaaaaatatatatcttaaacaagaccaccaggcattccttcttcggtgcctatcTTCTGCTGGTAGGTAATTGGAATATGGTggtggcatgcgatctggcatgggagatggcatgcgGGCTGGCCTGCGAAATGGCATGTCAAATGAAATGGGAGCTGGCCCACGAAACCTATATCTTAAACGAGACCAGAGGCTCATTGCTCttggcgtgggagctggcattCCAGTTGGCATGGGGGCTGGCACGGGATCTAGTATGTGACTTGACATGGGAGCTGGAATGATATCTTGCATTGAAGCTCGCATGGGGTCTGGGATTGGTTCTGGCATGGGAGTTGACATGGTTTCTGGAATAGGTACTGATATGGTATCTTGCATGAGAGCTGGCATTGAATCTATCATGGGAGATGACATAGGCGCTGGCATGGATGGTGGCCTGCGATTCGACATGGGAAGTAGCCCACAAAATAAATACCTTAAAAAACGCCAGCAGCAACTCTTCGTTCTATTgtcatcttcttcttctggtGGGTTCTGTAATGATGGTGCTGGCACGGGTGATGGCACGGGTGATGGCACGTGTGGTGGCACGGGAGGAGGCACGGGTGGTGGCACGGAATGTGGCACGGGTGGTGGCATGGGATCTAACATGTGAGCTGGGATTGGTTCTGTCATGGTAGCTGGCGTGGTTTGTGGTATTGTACCTGGCTTGTCTTCCATGTATCCTGGTAAGTctgcaagaagcaaaataaacttgatTGTTATGCATGTGTCACTGCCTTCACTTGCTTTCAGTGAATGACATAGACCTAGTAGTAAGGCGAGGATACGTATTCAACTGCATAATTTACTCTCCATTTTCAAGTCATACAAAATCATTTTGTACATGTTTTGAACGACAGTAGTAACgaatatacaaaattaactgtacctttattttcatatttcaggcGTTCCTGTGTATATTAACTATTGAGCATGCTATGCAGCATATTTTCAGGACTTCATGGCATAAAGCTCCAAATTAGCATACatggtaaaaacaataataatcttaattgtcagcacataatatttttctcttaactgTACTCGATGGcggaaattccttgcatatgcaatGTGGATTGGCAAAACCAAAACAATCGCACTATGCATTTGTTCCATTGCACTACTGCGCAACAAGAACCATTTCCAAAGACATCTATCTACCTgacttcatcatcatccatacaagttTTAGGTCATGTGGTCTATTAGatctcataataaagagtaaTTTTCTCTCAAACTCTTTATGGGGCTTCCCAGAAATCTTTTCCCCTAAGATAGATAGTGAAGCATAGCTTTTGggattctgtgggatctcatacaTCGCAAACGTCTCATGCAATTGTTctcatattttatatgaaattgaGTATTGATTACAGGCCGAGTTCTTCTATTACTTCATCGCTGCGCTTATGgtctcatttttatataatactgtTCTTCGCATAAATCTTATTTCATTAGCTGTTCTTTCCCCTTAATATATTTGCCTCACTACCATAAGTCcattcctgtggagtaacggtcacctCGTTTGGTCGCGAAATCAAGTggtccgagttcgaatcccgatcggggcaagttacctggttgaggtatttccggagttttctcttaagggaataagagcaaatgctgggtaactttcggtgctggaccccggactcatttcacctggattatcacctccatttcattcagacgctaagtaacgtgagatgttgatacaacgtcgtaaaataactcaataaaataaaaagaactgcCATAACAGAGTACAGGGTTTGTTGAAGTCGTATTCTAGTGCTTTTCTGTACCAGGGAAGGTTTCATTACTCTATTGATCATTTACATAGTCTTGGAGTGTTTTACAGTTTTGCtcattattctaaataattatcaaatgttaatttgtagccaatatatgtaatatcatttgctctttctaaaattttgtcttCCAAACATATTTTACTAGGGACAAGCTATTTTCTCCAGAAGGCGAaactttctttttctgtattatttccatgttatattttgcaaTGATATTTTACTAATGTACTGAGTATTGTAGATCATTTTCTGTAGGTGCTATTAAAACTAGGTTatccacaaatattaattaacatattcTTAAATATCTGTTTATCTCCAACTCTTTATATCGCATGGCTCTCCATTCCTGAATAATTTTTTGgtgtgcattataaacagaaaaagagaaacaccGCAAATCCGTTTCACTCCTATGTTAATTTCGAGCTATTCTGAGGTCGTGTTattcattttgtgtaaaattaaatttatcctaCCTGACTTAAAAATCCCATAACCACCTTCTcctgtttcacttattctcagttggcatCTCTTTTGATAAGTTTATTCATACACACTAACATCTATGATGGTAtcacgtgtgtaggatctttgggtatatctgTAGGCCATGGACTTTTGTTCTGACTCTGtttttattgtcgtgtgttataaatggcttgtgttcatgtaattgatttagattttattttaatgttcatgatattggtgattaagggtGTTATGAATCATGATATGCAAATTTCCAATCCAGTATATGCCttcgtgactgagggaaaccatgagaAACATGAGTCAAGTTGGCTGGGCACGGAGTTTTAACCCAGAATTTTTCGAATATGGGCCTAAAACATTACCAGTTTTCTTTATTGCTTatccatttttataattttattgttagttacaattataacaataaacgttacatTACAATAGACTATTAGGTCATGCTGTGTTGTGCAATACTGTCTAGTTGTGCAATTAAACGGTCTTCGGAGTAAACTTTGTTACTTAATCTTTCACCCAGTGTTCGCACTATGTAAGTTTTCGGGGCACTGTACTGGAATGTGACGCTTTTTAGATTGTAATAATGGTGAGGGTATACCTTGCACCAAAATATATGACGGTCTTTCTTCCTAGAATTGTAAACCCTCGTAAATCCCTATCTTCTTAACCCTTAGGCGTGTGGCATAAATACAATGTGATAATGACTTCAGGAATTGGCAACTCAGCTAAATTTTATATAAGTGTCTATCTGTAGCATACAAGAGACGTCTAATTTGGGTCGGATGAGATCGGTCGAGATCGGTCGCGCTGTGAGGAGTAGAAATTTTCAGGTGTAGCTAGCTATATTGTATGTCGAGTTCTTATTGGCTACCACCGACTAATGTGTGATTCGGAGACAAATAGAAATGTCGCTCTCAAACATTCCATGCGACGTCATAGAGAGGTCGGgcttcgcgatcagctgtatgCTCTGTGCTATTGAAGAGAGATAAACGTTTCAATTTCGATTATAAAGTAATTCATTTCACTTATAGAATTAGTTACAAAACACTTTGACATTTCGACGGCTTAGTGTCAAAGGACACTATCGCCAAAAATCGACTTTCTGAATTATTTGTATTATCATGTTGTACAAAGTAGCCTTtataatagtgtgaaagtaatatgtctctacaagtaatagttttttttgttttttttttttgttttttgttttttaagatAGTGTTGTGTTAATTTAGACAGATGCTGAGTGTTAAACAACACTATCTAGACTTAGTTTtctttgacaataataaaatataaactagaaGAACACTGAGTtgagatagtgttctttgtctctaaattatttaacatttctaagattttattggtGATACTTCCTCAGAACATACAACCAAGAATGTAATACAATCACCATACTGTTTATTGTTAaagatttgataatttttttattaatagaaCACGCATTCTTAAATCAATTCAGTTTGTAAGAAGTTTACAGTTTGTAATAAACGTTCTATATCTGGACTGTACACCTTAATCAAGGTAACagggttgatgaattggtattaaatGATAAAACATAGGTAGCACAGTAAGCCTAAGGTTGCGGTGCATCCGGATCAATGATGAGCCCAAATGTTGGGGGGAGGGAAACTCAGGAATGCTAATGTTCAGACAGAAAACCTTTCATATTAacgtcatattttcaaaaataattttaatatagctttTCATAATCCCAGAAAGCATCAAtgcaataaatgttataaatatgatcacatgtctGAACTTAAGAAGATAGAAACGGAGGCAGTTCGTCAGTCCcacattgaaagaaaggaagcagctcaagtaaaagaaaattacaaaattatggcaTCAGTGAAcgttctttactttttttaattttatttcgaagCTGTGCGCTACAATCCAAGTTTTAAAATGGAATGAGTGTTTTATAAACGTAGAttagctgtaggcctatataatttgacCGTGTATGCTGTAGCCAACAGAACAGcacaaaattttatatgaaacgagaTAATTGCAGAAAGGGAAGCTGCAGTAGTACCATCACGTCtctttgctcaaatgaaaaaaCTGCAGAATGGTAAAAGGTTCTATTTCATGTTCGATACTTGTGGAGGAATGTGCTTATATCAACCATGCTCCTCTACGCTGCGAATGTTTTTGACATACCtcaaattgaacatattttttttaaccaggacattcacaaatggacacagtccacgcgaacattgaaaaaaaaacaaccaaacatacagaaatatttgatcCATCAGGGTGATACACTATACTTTAAGCTGTATCAAAAATATAAGTGAAACAGAGTGATTTAATTATGTAAGAGAAATTCAGAAGACattaataaagaacaagaaagttGACACTAACGGAAACATTGTAAGATGGCTGGATATAGTGTGGTTCCAGTATCGGAAAAGTAACAGTGAacacttattatttaaatacaagtaTGATGAAGAATTCCAAAAATTCAATGTACAAAGCAAGATTACACTTGGATTTAGGCTGGATAATCGTCAGCTTAAA
This sequence is a window from Periplaneta americana isolate PAMFEO1 chromosome 2, P.americana_PAMFEO1_priV1, whole genome shotgun sequence. Protein-coding genes within it:
- the LOC138695223 gene encoding tetra-peptide repeat homeobox protein 1-like, whose translation is MMSFSPVKNSGRKLSPQSDVRVGDTGEGRFMPEHEKEERRLTTATGTGATLQPDRQEENDKMETPMMVEASSSDQQRAFNNWNAEWEKRVRQGDLQNLKNLEAGLHYFQFDSREDLPGYMEDKPGTIPQTTPATMTEPIPAHMLDPMPPPVPHSVPPPVPPPVPPHVPSPVPSPVPAPSLQNPPEEEDDNRTKSCCWRFLRYLFCGLLPMSNRRPPSMPAPMSSPMIDSMPALMQDTISVPIPETMSTPMPEPIPDPMRASMQDIIPAPMSSHILDPVPAPMPTGMPAPTPRAMSLWSRLRYRFRGPAPISFDMPFRRPARMPSPMPDRMPPPYSNYLPAEDRSNTTTSARFHVSAYARIHARSHAGSHV